Genomic segment of uncultured Desulfobacter sp.:
GAAAACTTTACTCAATTTAATATAGCAAAATTAGCGAATGAAACCGAAAAACAATCTCATGAGTTAAGACGTGAGACCCGAGCCCAATTTAAACAAGGCTTTTGGCTATCACTTGGAATATTGTGTTTTTCAATTGCAATTTCATTTGCAATTTCAAGCTATTTTGGCAAACGATCTTCAGCCGAAATGAATTCGGCATTTAATGAAATTTTTACAAAATTCGAAAGTATAGATCCCCTTGTTGATAAAACTACAACCTCAATCGTCAATTTTGAGAAGACGTTAGAAAATTCATTCGGTGATTTTGAAAATAATATAAAAAATTCTTTTTCGACGTTCATTGCTCATACAGATAGCGCTTTTACAAAAGCTGAAAAAGAATTTTCAAAATCGAGTAACTTCTCAATAAATCAGGGTTAGGAATTACAAAACTTGCTCTTCCATTTTTCTTACCATTAAATCCGAAAGGGATGGGATATTTTTTCGGGTCTCAATTCGATCTATCAGGTAATCCCAAAACGAAACCCCTAATTTCCTGCAAGTCTTTTTAATACTTGTAAAGGTGTCTCGGCAGGTCCTCCCCGCAGGACTTCTGGTTGAACCACTGATTTTTCGTTTTTTGACATATTCCCGGATATCGCTTTCGCTCAAATTATTATGCAATGGAATATCAGGCCTCTCAAGAACCAACAACAGCTCAGACTTGTTTTTGAGGATTCTGTTTAGGGCCAGGTCTAATGCCGCATAACCGGTTTTTTGTCCAAAAATATTATCAAACCGCTTATTGAGGTCAAACTTTGCTCCACTTGTCGGGCCTTGCTGATATTTTTTTAAATCAGAGTATAAATCCCAGATATCGGATCGGACCGACTCAATTTGATCCTTTCGTTTTTGTGTAAAACCGATTAATTTCTGGATTGTTCTTTCTGCATGGACCCAGCATAAAGCATGGGTCAAGATATTGAACTGACCTGCATCATCACTGATTATGGCAAGATTCTGATTCCAGCCATGATCAAGCAGACTGCCCAGAAGAGCCCCTTCGGTTGCAATCCTTTTGTGGCGTTTTTTACGGATTTTGTTCTGAAACAAAAAGGATTTCCAGTTGCGTTCAGTTGAAAAACACTGATTTTGAAATTTTTCCAGTTGGTACTTGGGAAGTCGCTGCTGTTTCATATATTCAATGGCCGCGTCGTTAATCACATAATCTTTATGGTTGCACCGCAATAACTGGAGGAAATTGATTCTGCTTTTGCTGTCGGTGCTTTTAAACCAGGCAAAAAAATGATTACCGATATGGGTGCAGTAACCATTTTTTCCATTATGCCTGGCACCGGTATCATCCACATTAATATGGCTTGAAAATTTTAATCCTGCAGATAAAATTTCATCCTTTTCCGCATGATATTGATCTTTATTTTCGGTGATGATCGAATTGATCTGTCCACTTGAGATACTGATGCCATACTCTCGCAGTTGCTCAAGAATCAACGGTTAGGTAACATGGCCATGATAATATTGATACAGTATAAAGGCAGTCAAAGTAGAACCAAAATGATTTTGAGAAACATGATCCGGCAACCCGCCGATAATATAGTCCCCGTTTGGGGTTTTATATCGGGCTCTACGATATCGGATGTTCCAGTTTCCTATAATGAGATCTTGGACGATGAAATCCTGGTATCCTTTAAATTCGCTGTCGGCAGGGATTAAATCCGGCTGAACAATTTTGTCCTCATTAATTTCGAGTTGCTTTGTCTTTGATCTCTTTTGGGAACCC
This window contains:
- a CDS encoding transposase, which gives rise to MILEQLREYGISISSGQINSIITENKDQYHAEKDEILSAGLKFSSHINVDDTGARHNGKNGYCTHIGNHFFAWFKSTDSKSRINFLQLLRCNHKDYVINDAAIEYMKQQRLPKYQLEKFQNQCFSTERNWKSFLFQNKIRKKRHKRIATEGALLGSLLDHGWNQNLAIISDDAGQFNILTHALCWVHAERTIQKLIGFTQKRKDQIESVRSDIWDLYSDLKKYQQGPTSGAKFDLNKRFDNIFGQKTGYAALDLALNRILKNKSELLLVLERPDIPLHNNLSESDIREYVKKRKISGSTRSPAGRTCRDTFTSIKKTCRKLGVSFWDYLIDRIETRKNIPSLSDLMVRKMEEQVL